One region of Chryseobacterium sp. C-71 genomic DNA includes:
- a CDS encoding ester cyclase, which produces MARDFYAAVNNEDYDAASKYLHKDFTFYVQVDHPIQGAEGFVASEKKNFDAFGEFSFRILDLIAEGNKVAVYMLHEGKHNKNAIMGLEPKGNDIRFSLMMWLTIEDGKIIEKRAHFDRTDIKEQAIR; this is translated from the coding sequence TTGGCACGTGACTTTTATGCTGCTGTAAATAACGAAGATTACGACGCTGCAAGTAAATATTTGCATAAGGATTTTACTTTCTACGTTCAGGTCGATCATCCAATCCAAGGAGCTGAAGGATTTGTAGCATCAGAGAAGAAAAATTTTGATGCTTTTGGGGAGTTTTCTTTCCGAATTTTAGATCTTATTGCAGAAGGCAACAAAGTAGCAGTCTACATGTTGCACGAAGGAAAGCATAATAAAAATGCAATCATGGGACTTGAGCCAAAAGGAAATGATATTCGTTTTTCGCTCATGATGTGGCTGACTATTGAAGATGGTAAAATTATTGAAAAGCGTGCTCATTTCGACCGAACTGATATTAAAGAACAAGCAATTCGCTAA
- a CDS encoding DUF3817 domain-containing protein, with translation MINLLKTKIGRLRIIGFLEGVSLLVLVFVAVPMKYYFDNPSLSKALGPIHGSIFLLFLFNTISVGVEQNWKFKTTTWKVILSCFIPFGTFYIDHKILSKL, from the coding sequence ATGATCAATTTATTAAAGACAAAAATCGGAAGACTACGCATTATTGGTTTTCTGGAAGGTGTTTCATTACTGGTACTCGTATTCGTTGCGGTACCGATGAAATATTATTTTGACAATCCCAGTTTAAGCAAGGCATTAGGACCTATTCACGGCTCGATATTTTTACTGTTTCTCTTTAATACAATAAGCGTTGGTGTGGAACAGAATTGGAAATTTAAAACCACTACTTGGAAAGTTATTTTATCTTGCTTTATACCATTCGGAACGTTTTATATTGACCACAAAATTTTAAGTAAATTATGA
- a CDS encoding AraC family transcriptional regulator, which yields MDNIIQKYNINIENSFRFLEKKELEEFMDFNADAHSHNFYILSFLYDGTIDHYSDFDHKSVSAPAILMLDIDQVHTHPEIGSCKMISIAFSTDFISSETDYFLEKVTYLFSRSFLPISTTQLKELDEIIKMESKEIKKEFPNEELIKALLNVLIIRCLAISDSNVSANDDDYGIYRDFKKLLNSNYHKQHQVNFYANELNVTTATLNQIIKKSTFKTSKQLIDQHLLLEAKRLLYWSKISVKEIAYALGFETDSYFNHFFKKHTGKTPKGFQRKQSVE from the coding sequence ATGGACAATATCATACAAAAATATAATATCAACATTGAAAACAGCTTTAGGTTTCTTGAGAAAAAGGAACTGGAGGAATTTATGGATTTCAATGCTGATGCGCACAGTCATAATTTTTATATACTCAGCTTTTTGTACGACGGGACAATCGATCATTATTCTGACTTCGATCACAAATCGGTCTCCGCTCCGGCAATTTTGATGCTTGATATTGATCAAGTGCATACGCATCCTGAGATCGGTTCCTGCAAAATGATATCAATTGCATTTTCAACAGATTTTATCTCGAGTGAAACGGATTATTTTTTGGAAAAAGTGACTTACCTGTTTTCCAGATCATTCCTCCCAATTTCTACTACACAACTTAAAGAATTGGATGAAATCATAAAGATGGAGTCAAAAGAAATTAAGAAAGAATTTCCTAATGAGGAACTTATCAAAGCTTTATTAAATGTTTTGATCATTCGATGCTTAGCGATCTCAGATAGTAATGTATCAGCAAATGACGATGATTATGGAATTTATCGTGATTTCAAAAAATTGCTTAATAGTAATTACCACAAGCAACATCAGGTCAACTTCTATGCGAACGAACTCAATGTTACAACAGCAACGCTTAATCAGATTATTAAAAAATCCACATTTAAAACGTCTAAACAACTTATTGATCAGCATCTGTTGCTTGAAGCTAAAAGACTTTTGTATTGGTCAAAAATCTCGGTAAAAGAAATTGCTTATGCACTTGGTTTTGAAACGGATAGTTATTTTAATCATTTCTTTAAAAAACATACCGGCAAAACTCCGAAAGGATTTCAAAGAAAACAATCTGTTGAATAA
- a CDS encoding DUF5777 family beta-barrel protein, which translates to MTKTLILVSMISSLLCYSQEDLLKDIDTISTTETSHPPAFKALQIVTGQSTKLTAKNEWYVVIAHRFGDVSTGFKNFFGLDDASTKLGVIYGLTDAVSLSLSRETNMKTFEFGAKYKLLKQNDNVPVDLVGYNVMALNTDLDTETYPYLKFGNRLSYLTQALISRRFNENFSLQLTPSYVHKNLYDPSIENQNQFLTGLGGRYKISKRVSINAEYFVNFDSHSFYKNPLSLGMDIETGGHVFQLLFSNSQLNSDIGYLTNATGKWEKGQIFFGFNLYRVF; encoded by the coding sequence ATGACAAAAACACTGATATTGGTGTCGATGATCTCTTCGCTCCTGTGTTACTCTCAGGAAGATTTGCTGAAAGATATCGATACAATCTCAACAACAGAAACTTCCCATCCTCCGGCATTTAAGGCATTGCAAATTGTCACTGGCCAGTCAACCAAGCTTACTGCAAAAAATGAATGGTATGTAGTTATCGCACACCGCTTTGGAGATGTGAGTACCGGATTCAAAAACTTTTTTGGTTTGGATGATGCTTCCACAAAACTCGGCGTTATTTATGGATTGACCGATGCGGTCTCGTTAAGTTTATCCCGAGAAACCAACATGAAAACTTTTGAGTTTGGAGCAAAATACAAACTGCTAAAACAAAATGACAATGTACCGGTAGATCTTGTCGGATACAATGTTATGGCACTAAATACGGATCTGGATACTGAGACTTATCCCTATTTAAAGTTTGGCAACAGGCTTTCTTATCTAACGCAAGCACTTATATCCAGGAGATTCAATGAGAATTTTTCCTTACAACTGACGCCGTCTTATGTCCATAAAAATCTGTACGATCCATCAATAGAAAACCAAAATCAATTCTTAACAGGATTAGGCGGACGGTACAAAATTTCAAAAAGGGTATCCATCAACGCAGAGTATTTCGTGAATTTTGACAGTCACAGTTTCTATAAAAACCCTTTGTCTCTGGGTATGGATATAGAAACAGGCGGACATGTTTTTCAGCTGTTATTCAGTAATTCTCAACTGAATTCGGATATTGGTTATCTGACTAATGCAACTGGAAAGTGGGAAAAAGGACAGATTTTCTTTGGTTTTAACCTTTATAGAGTATTTTAA
- a CDS encoding OsmC family peroxiredoxin, with product MQSTIKAVWQGSFKQGNGQFATENSKLGNSAFRPSYVENDGTFTNPEELLAAAHASCFTMTLSYILGENGFSADQLETSVSLIISNNVITNSNLSLQAKIAGITEEEFRNLALKAKEMCPVGNVLKAESSLEATLIL from the coding sequence ATGCAATCAACTATCAAAGCCGTTTGGCAAGGAAGTTTTAAACAAGGAAACGGACAATTCGCAACCGAAAACTCAAAATTGGGCAACTCAGCATTCAGACCATCTTATGTGGAAAATGATGGCACTTTTACCAACCCGGAGGAGTTGCTGGCTGCTGCTCACGCATCGTGTTTTACAATGACGTTGAGTTATATTTTGGGAGAAAACGGATTTTCTGCCGACCAACTTGAAACGAGTGTTTCACTAATCATCAGCAACAATGTGATCACGAATTCCAACTTATCACTACAAGCAAAAATCGCTGGTATCACGGAAGAAGAATTTCGAAATCTTGCATTGAAAGCCAAAGAAATGTGCCCTGTTGGAAATGTATTAAAAGCTGAGAGTAGTTTAGAGGCAACTTTAATACTATAA
- a CDS encoding T9SS type A sorting domain-containing protein, translating to MKKILLTASLALATIAQAQFSSGIVNLGTTGMTVKLDTTPSLVTLTLTGADNSYLGIGFGNAGMASGSDGFIYNSTANRDYSFNGIGAFPSADSSQDWTEVSNTTSSGIRTVIATRSLSGGTGDIMITNTAGVKNIFFARGGSTTISQHSGTNRGYASLNMTATLGTQDIDLESAKIIFYPNPAKDIVTFKNPEKIQSVEIYESTGRKLKSIKLKGNRINISELKNGVYYIEINLNNKTQFIEKLIKN from the coding sequence ATGAAAAAAATATTACTAACTGCAAGCTTAGCTTTAGCAACAATTGCTCAGGCACAATTCAGTTCAGGCATCGTCAATTTAGGAACAACGGGAATGACCGTAAAATTAGACACCACACCTTCCTTAGTCACACTTACACTTACAGGTGCCGACAATTCTTACTTAGGAATTGGCTTCGGAAATGCTGGTATGGCATCCGGCTCAGACGGTTTTATCTATAACTCGACTGCCAACAGAGATTATTCCTTCAACGGAATTGGTGCCTTTCCGTCTGCAGACTCTTCACAAGATTGGACTGAGGTAAGCAATACCACGTCTTCCGGCATAAGAACTGTGATTGCAACAAGGTCTTTGTCTGGAGGAACAGGTGATATAATGATCACAAATACTGCTGGAGTAAAAAATATTTTCTTTGCCAGAGGTGGCTCTACAACAATCTCGCAACATAGTGGTACCAATAGAGGATACGCATCCCTAAATATGACAGCTACATTAGGAACACAAGATATTGATTTAGAAAGTGCCAAAATTATTTTTTATCCAAATCCTGCAAAAGATATAGTTACTTTCAAAAATCCTGAAAAAATACAGTCTGTTGAAATTTATGAATCGACAGGAAGAAAGTTAAAATCTATTAAATTAAAAGGGAATAGAATAAATATCTCAGAATTAAAAAATGGTGTTTATTATATAGAAATAAACTTAAATAACAAAACTCAGTTTATAGAAAAGCTAATAAAAAATTAG
- a CDS encoding DJ-1/PfpI family protein, whose product MQISLFSLFFLLSLNVKAQNKSKENFNFPKDRKTNIAVLVYDGVEIVDTGGPMDVFIKANNWNGNYNIYTVSASADKSTLMDGGTFNMLSKYSINDAPQADILIIPGTSPEIVHKVSEDQKMMNWIVKQNEKTIMTMSVCTGGLILANTGLLDGRSATTHHWSLDELRSHPKIKVQETTRFVVDGKFLTGAGVTSGIDVALQAIEIIHGKDVADDLALGMVYDRYNTMEFLPKK is encoded by the coding sequence ATGCAAATTTCACTGTTTTCACTATTTTTTCTATTATCACTCAATGTGAAAGCACAAAACAAATCAAAAGAAAATTTTAATTTCCCAAAAGACCGAAAGACCAACATCGCGGTATTGGTTTACGACGGTGTCGAGATCGTAGATACGGGCGGACCAATGGATGTCTTTATTAAAGCCAATAACTGGAATGGCAATTACAATATTTATACAGTCTCGGCCTCGGCAGATAAGAGTACGCTGATGGATGGCGGTACCTTTAATATGCTATCTAAATACAGTATAAACGACGCTCCACAAGCAGATATTTTGATTATTCCGGGAACTTCACCGGAGATTGTACACAAGGTTTCAGAAGACCAGAAAATGATGAACTGGATTGTAAAACAGAATGAAAAGACAATTATGACAATGTCTGTCTGCACCGGGGGATTGATTTTGGCAAATACCGGCCTTTTGGATGGTCGCTCAGCTACCACTCACCATTGGTCACTCGATGAGTTGAGGTCGCATCCTAAAATTAAAGTTCAGGAAACAACACGTTTTGTGGTCGATGGTAAATTTTTGACAGGTGCAGGTGTCACTTCAGGAATAGACGTTGCTCTTCAGGCTATTGAAATTATTCATGGCAAAGATGTAGCAGACGATTTAGCATTGGGCATGGTCTATGATCGCTACAATACAATGGAATTTTTACCTAAAAAGTAA
- a CDS encoding YceI family protein produces MKNLTLIMIFFLCSNQIIAQKYSSKIGKVSFEASLPMVEDVFAQDSNNTVILNADTGDLASLSLVKNFKFKVKLMEEHFNENYAETTKYPKTTFKGKILNFDKTKLSENPQKFTLQGVLNFHGVDRNISSTAMISSQDGKIYMKGAFIAKTGDFKVTIPKMVMKKVAENVNVEYNYILIK; encoded by the coding sequence ATGAAAAATCTAACTCTAATCATGATCTTCTTCTTGTGCAGCAATCAGATCATAGCTCAAAAATACAGTTCTAAAATTGGCAAAGTAAGTTTTGAAGCGTCGTTGCCTATGGTCGAAGACGTTTTTGCACAAGATAGCAACAATACAGTGATCCTAAATGCTGACACCGGAGATTTAGCCTCACTGTCATTAGTGAAAAACTTTAAATTCAAAGTAAAATTGATGGAAGAACATTTCAATGAAAACTATGCAGAAACAACAAAATATCCGAAAACAACCTTCAAAGGTAAGATCTTGAATTTTGATAAAACAAAACTAAGTGAAAACCCACAAAAATTTACCCTTCAAGGCGTATTGAATTTTCACGGTGTCGATAGAAATATTTCTTCAACAGCAATGATCTCATCTCAGGACGGAAAGATATATATGAAGGGTGCTTTTATTGCCAAAACAGGAGATTTCAAAGTCACTATACCTAAAATGGTTATGAAAAAGGTGGCTGAAAATGTGAATGTAGAATACAATTATATACTTATCAAATAA
- a CDS encoding MBL fold metallo-hydrolase, with the protein MNIQLIRNATMVIDYAGKKMLVDPMFSNKGELASGPIPAKDWNWKRNPLYDLPISVEEIIKDIDFVFLTHLHFDHWDKAAENALPKNIKIFVQDENDKKAISKLGFTNLEILGEDSNFEGVKLSRTKAQHGKGFILKLAGQVCGMVLQHPTEETLYIAADTVWYGEVDKTINAYKPEVIIVNGGDNRFIIGDQLIMNKEDIYRTHQAAPKSKIVVIHMEGVYHNTLSRKELKEFVDQKSISNSIIIPEDGEKIIL; encoded by the coding sequence ATGAACATACAATTGATAAGAAACGCTACGATGGTTATCGATTATGCTGGAAAAAAAATGTTGGTTGATCCTATGTTTTCTAATAAGGGTGAATTAGCTTCCGGACCAATACCCGCGAAGGACTGGAATTGGAAAAGAAACCCGCTTTACGACCTTCCTATTTCTGTTGAAGAAATCATAAAAGATATTGATTTTGTTTTTCTAACACATCTTCATTTTGATCATTGGGATAAAGCTGCAGAAAATGCATTGCCAAAGAATATTAAAATTTTTGTTCAGGATGAAAACGACAAAAAAGCAATCAGTAAATTAGGATTTACCAATCTTGAGATTCTAGGTGAAGATTCAAACTTTGAAGGTGTCAAATTGAGCAGAACTAAAGCTCAACACGGCAAAGGGTTCATTCTTAAGCTTGCCGGGCAAGTGTGTGGAATGGTTTTACAACATCCAACTGAAGAAACACTTTATATTGCAGCAGACACCGTTTGGTACGGGGAAGTTGATAAAACAATAAATGCATATAAACCGGAAGTAATTATCGTAAACGGTGGTGATAATCGATTCATTATTGGTGATCAGTTGATTATGAATAAAGAAGATATCTATCGCACTCACCAGGCTGCACCAAAATCAAAAATTGTGGTAATACATATGGAAGGTGTTTACCATAACACACTATCAAGAAAAGAACTCAAAGAATTTGTTGATCAAAAATCAATCAGCAATAGTATAATCATTCCCGAAGATGGAGAAAAAATAATTTTGTAG
- a CDS encoding TetR/AcrR family transcriptional regulator translates to MSKASTTRHIILEKAFEIIYTKGYQTTSIDEIIATTNVTKGAFYYHFKTKDEMGLAIINEILKPTMQNDFVKPLQDAEDPILEIYDMTKALLLENPFLKLEFGCPAGNLTQEMTPWNVEFGKALAELTLEWQQALQNSISTAQENGTVREDINPIQVAYFIMSGYWGIRNFGKVYNSIDCYHSYLNELKIYLNNLK, encoded by the coding sequence ATGTCAAAAGCATCCACAACACGCCATATTATTCTTGAAAAAGCATTTGAAATCATTTACACAAAAGGGTATCAGACCACAAGTATTGATGAAATTATTGCGACGACCAATGTCACGAAAGGTGCATTTTATTATCACTTTAAAACAAAAGATGAAATGGGTCTGGCAATAATCAATGAAATTTTAAAACCAACGATGCAGAATGATTTTGTGAAACCACTTCAAGATGCTGAAGACCCGATCTTGGAAATTTACGATATGACGAAAGCATTGCTACTTGAAAATCCATTTTTAAAACTGGAATTTGGATGTCCGGCCGGAAATTTGACCCAAGAAATGACTCCTTGGAATGTAGAATTTGGGAAAGCACTTGCTGAACTTACTTTAGAATGGCAGCAAGCACTCCAAAATAGTATCTCGACAGCGCAAGAAAATGGAACCGTACGAGAAGACATCAATCCGATCCAAGTCGCCTATTTTATTATGTCCGGATATTGGGGTATTAGAAATTTCGGCAAAGTTTATAACAGTATTGACTGCTATCATTCTTACTTAAATGAGTTAAAAATCTATCTTAATAATTTAAAATAA
- a CDS encoding SDR family oxidoreductase codes for MNILVFGATGSQQFNVIEEAKKKGAEVIAATSSEKSFEKLAKAGATPVVANLSDVEKINEITKGVDAIAFLIPVSLPNPFDGLQYAKNVIDAAKTNGVKKIVWNTSGWLESQKVGSPVDDVKLDVQEYLKNSGVDYVIIEPTIYMENMMGPFCAPFISNEKKLAYPTPEAMPIGWIASRDVSAFVVEAIYNESLKADNFKISGLQNLKGNELASEFSDGVGETISYYPQKPQEFGEIMKPMVGEAGASSVAAYYENLQNSKEFPSKFNPEMNGILEKLPVEMTSLSQWASDNKDFFIK; via the coding sequence ATGAATATTTTAGTATTTGGAGCTACAGGCTCACAACAGTTTAATGTAATTGAAGAAGCAAAGAAAAAAGGTGCAGAGGTAATTGCTGCAACAAGCTCTGAAAAAAGTTTTGAAAAACTAGCCAAAGCAGGTGCAACACCGGTTGTGGCAAATTTAAGCGATGTTGAAAAAATAAATGAAATTACAAAAGGTGTAGATGCCATCGCGTTTTTAATTCCTGTTTCGTTACCCAATCCTTTTGATGGTCTGCAATATGCAAAAAATGTGATTGATGCGGCAAAAACAAATGGCGTAAAAAAAATAGTTTGGAATACAAGCGGCTGGTTGGAGTCTCAGAAAGTTGGGTCGCCTGTCGATGATGTTAAATTGGATGTTCAGGAATATTTAAAAAATAGTGGAGTAGATTATGTGATCATCGAACCAACTATCTATATGGAAAATATGATGGGTCCGTTCTGCGCACCTTTTATCAGCAACGAGAAAAAACTGGCTTATCCTACACCGGAGGCAATGCCAATCGGATGGATTGCTTCGAGAGATGTAAGTGCATTTGTAGTTGAAGCTATCTACAATGAGAGTTTAAAAGCCGATAATTTCAAAATCAGCGGTTTACAAAACTTAAAAGGTAATGAATTAGCTTCAGAGTTTTCTGACGGGGTAGGAGAAACTATTAGTTATTATCCGCAGAAGCCACAAGAGTTTGGTGAAATAATGAAACCAATGGTTGGAGAAGCAGGAGCGTCAAGTGTTGCTGCTTATTATGAAAACCTTCAGAATTCAAAAGAGTTCCCTTCAAAATTCAACCCTGAAATGAACGGTATTTTGGAAAAGCTTCCTGTTGAAATGACTTCGTTATCACAGTGGGCAAGCGATAATAAAGATTTTTTTATTAAATAA
- a CDS encoding nuclear transport factor 2 family protein, which produces MEAKQVVAAYFDALAIGDLEKAFSNFTPETKWYQPGDNKFSGLKNNLGEIFQMLESIMNDTSGNMVVKPAGPMLQSGDLISVPVWFTAKKETKVMDLGGMDLFQVKDGKIVHVWTFSDDQSLDDDFFGN; this is translated from the coding sequence ATGGAAGCAAAACAAGTTGTAGCAGCATATTTTGATGCATTGGCAATAGGTGATTTAGAAAAGGCATTTTCAAATTTCACACCTGAAACGAAATGGTATCAGCCAGGAGACAATAAATTTTCCGGTTTAAAAAATAACCTGGGCGAGATTTTTCAAATGCTTGAAAGCATTATGAATGACACATCAGGAAATATGGTTGTGAAACCAGCAGGACCAATGCTGCAAAGCGGAGATTTGATATCCGTTCCGGTTTGGTTTACGGCCAAAAAAGAAACAAAAGTGATGGATTTGGGCGGAATGGACTTATTTCAAGTCAAAGATGGAAAGATTGTTCACGTTTGGACATTCTCAGATGACCAGTCTCTAGATGATGATTTTTTTGGAAATTAA
- a CDS encoding rhodanese-like domain-containing protein, with the protein MKTIYIIVGVILFTYISYRTYRFAKLDDGLAEKIQNGAIILDVRTKKEYDMGHIEGSTNISLGTIRERYNELDSNRTYITTCSHGLRSVKAENILKEKGFKNVFNGGAWSDLEKIIIDK; encoded by the coding sequence ATGAAAACGATTTATATTATCGTAGGTGTAATTCTCTTCACTTACATTTCTTACCGTACCTATAGATTTGCAAAACTAGACGACGGTCTTGCCGAAAAAATACAAAATGGAGCCATAATATTAGATGTGAGAACCAAAAAGGAGTATGACATGGGACATATTGAAGGTTCTACAAATATCTCATTAGGAACTATTCGCGAAAGATATAATGAGCTTGACTCCAATAGAACCTATATCACCACTTGTTCTCATGGTTTAAGAAGTGTGAAAGCGGAGAATATTTTAAAGGAAAAAGGATTTAAAAATGTTTTCAATGGTGGTGCTTGGTCTGATCTTGAAAAAATTATTATTGACAAATGA
- a CDS encoding nuclear transport factor 2 family protein: MTAIEVVTAYSLALSQGDIPTAFSHFSPDAKWHQPGNHKFAGTKKGLEEIGKMLGDMMGETQGTLVINPTGALMANGDLVSFPVHFTGTIGDRKVDMNGVDLFEVVNEKIVQVWLFSENQVAEDEFWGQ; this comes from the coding sequence ATGACAGCAATAGAAGTAGTAACAGCTTATTCGCTAGCACTTTCCCAGGGAGATATCCCTACCGCATTTTCACATTTCAGTCCAGACGCGAAATGGCACCAACCAGGAAACCATAAATTTGCTGGTACTAAAAAAGGCCTTGAAGAGATTGGCAAAATGCTCGGTGATATGATGGGCGAAACACAAGGCACATTGGTTATAAATCCTACCGGAGCTTTGATGGCTAACGGCGATTTAGTTTCATTTCCAGTACATTTTACTGGTACGATTGGCGACAGAAAAGTTGATATGAATGGCGTTGACTTGTTTGAAGTTGTCAATGAGAAAATTGTTCAGGTTTGGTTGTTTTCAGAAAACCAAGTTGCTGAAGACGAATTTTGGGGACAATAG
- a CDS encoding ankyrin repeat domain-containing protein, translated as MRKLILFVLFTCSFSFISAQERGKSVFDVARSGTVSEIKELMIQNPDIINQINENGFSPLILACYRGNTEVANFLIDNVKDLNYKSQEGTALAGLSIRYNKALVEHLLNKNADPNISDSTCTTPLFWAVKSGNKELVELLLKYKADKKLKDSMGLSPFEYALKTDNKEIINLLKN; from the coding sequence ATGAGAAAATTAATTTTGTTTGTATTGTTCACTTGTAGTTTTTCTTTCATATCTGCCCAGGAAAGAGGAAAATCAGTATTTGATGTTGCAAGAAGCGGGACGGTTTCAGAAATAAAAGAATTAATGATACAAAATCCTGATATCATCAACCAAATCAATGAAAACGGATTTTCTCCTTTGATTTTAGCTTGTTACAGAGGGAACACAGAGGTCGCGAACTTTTTGATAGATAATGTGAAAGACCTCAATTACAAAAGCCAGGAAGGAACTGCTTTAGCCGGACTTTCTATCCGCTACAACAAAGCTCTGGTAGAACATCTGCTGAATAAAAATGCAGACCCAAATATTTCTGATAGTACCTGTACAACGCCTTTATTTTGGGCAGTAAAATCGGGAAATAAGGAATTGGTCGAACTGCTGCTAAAATACAAAGCAGATAAAAAACTCAAAGATTCAATGGGACTATCCCCTTTCGAATATGCATTAAAAACGGATAACAAAGAAATTATTAACCTTTTAAAAAATTAG
- a CDS encoding Crp/Fnr family transcriptional regulator, with amino-acid sequence MKNKEHVRKMLEYVGNDFFEELEEYSIHSNIAARQEIIAEGEKIAYIPILLKGSVKVYSLYDDRELLYYYIKPFETCTMTFSSIFTDAKSRIYACAEQSSEVLLLPTAKVLQWLSDYPALNQFFFKEYDKRYSDIMRMVTQAVFHKLDKRIIDLLDTKIEENGGDPVKISHKEIANILGTAREVVSRILKKFENEGVITQSNQCIGFVKEK; translated from the coding sequence ATGAAAAATAAAGAACATGTTAGAAAAATGCTTGAATATGTTGGGAACGATTTTTTTGAGGAACTGGAAGAGTATTCGATACATTCCAACATAGCAGCACGACAAGAAATCATCGCTGAAGGAGAAAAAATCGCCTATATCCCTATCTTATTAAAAGGTTCGGTTAAAGTTTACTCGCTGTATGATGACAGAGAACTTTTATATTATTATATCAAGCCTTTTGAAACATGCACAATGACCTTCTCATCTATTTTCACAGATGCGAAGAGTCGTATATACGCTTGCGCCGAACAGTCTTCAGAAGTACTATTGCTGCCAACTGCTAAAGTCCTGCAATGGCTTTCAGATTACCCTGCTCTTAATCAATTTTTCTTCAAAGAATATGATAAACGATACTCTGATATTATGAGAATGGTCACTCAGGCAGTTTTTCATAAGTTGGACAAACGGATTATCGATTTACTTGATACAAAAATTGAGGAAAACGGTGGTGATCCGGTGAAGATATCACATAAGGAAATTGCAAATATTCTTGGCACTGCCAGAGAAGTTGTCAGTAGAATATTGAAAAAGTTTGAGAATGAAGGTGTCATAACCCAATCAAATCAATGCATTGGATTTGTAAAAGAAAAATAA